From a region of the Chloroflexota bacterium genome:
- a CDS encoding amino acid adenylation domain-containing protein: MSAVQALLEQLNALDIKLWLDGANLRVNAPKGALTPELRAALSEQKPQLIAWFEHYQAAANSNVAIQPSPRTTPLPLSFGQERLWFLDQLEGQSTAYNLSGCFEIQGAFKPELLARALQLSLERHEILRTSFPTVAGQPIQQVHPTPNLSELPLEIADYSSAAAPRQQALQYLREQALAGFDLSNGPLLRVVVVQLDAEQAMLLVVMHHTIADGWSMGCLIHELTTSYQAFAQATRPQFPALPIQYGDFAAWQRDSAQAPHWQKQVQFWHDNLLGAPALLELPSDYPRPASQSWRGKTCHFVLSACLSQQIRHVGQRYGCTPYMTLLAGFAFWLARMTGSHDLPIGTPIANRNRLETENLIGFFVNSLVIRIKPDRNLPFSALLRQTQAVSLAAFANQDAPFAQVVEALQPERNLGYNPIFQVMFDLQTAPTSSVQLPNLSFEPCLLDELGEGTAMFDLSWTMQDLASGFTGQVEFATDLFAPSTIERWIEDFEQTLSYVCAAPEHPLHSLPISRLADWGFQAPISAAQPIHHLVQQHALVQPNALAVTWQGQHLSYAQLDQAANRLAHYLIEQGIGCGDFVGLCFERSLAMPVAWLGVLKAGAAYLPLDPSYPLERLAFMCSDAKLRLVLTQAGLADCLPLEQPLVIWEQLSDALGDYPATALGVAIHPQQPAYVIYTSGSTGLPKGTVIAHGPLAQTYRAWEQAYQLSDTIRVHLQMAAFSFDVCTGDFVRALGSGGRLVLCPRDYLLSPADLYQLIVSEQVDCGEFVPAVLRELCHYLALTKQKLAMPLVIAGSDMWYGEEYQRFQTVFEPSTRLINSYGVTEAVIDSCYFSADQPLIAERSVPIGRPFAATAMYVLDQWWQPVPNGAIGELYLAGERLASAYLGRPDLTSERFVPDPWGRLAGARMYRTGDRARWTSTGQLEFLGRGDQQIKLRGFRIELGEIETALTHYPSIQHAVALVHTTPHPQLVAYVVATQALDQPALLQWLQTRVPEYMLPSGIVELEQLPLTPNGKVDRKALLDLKPTQLSATEQVVPEGATEQALAAIWQQVLGQPVGRHANFFGLGGDSILAMQVVSRCRAAGLGLTPRLLFQHQTIAALAQVLPTLEATSTIQQPARAPRQLLPVQHWFRELAAPNPHHYNQSVLIELITPLEPTRLQASLNQLTALHPSLRLACDAQFEQKLHAGEPTLQVLKLDPTQPAAAQITAYAAQRQQQLHLQQAPLWHTSYLQQQEQAWLLLIAHHWIIDGVSWRIVLGDLATLLNGQQPLLASTSVAEWAEYLQQQTSQQFFSQLGYWQQTIQQLKPLVASQNQQLNNVVAQTQRYQQTLSPQLTSSLLGELHQAYRTTIDDLLLAALVLSYCEWSGEQGLSLERESHGRFGDQADLDLTRTVGWLTSIYPQHVSLPANPTFAESIIAVKEQLRAVPDQGLSYGWLRYQHPDPTVRQALALNQPLAVTFNYLGQLDQGTLVAPFKRLAEIDLGNEQDPATPRSSIVEINGYINNGVLTFNWEYCYDWAAAAALEQWASSFARTLEALIEHCRTMQQPRLTPSDVPYAQLNQRELDDLALRVKQPIADIYRLTPLQEGMLFHSLLAPEQQFYIEQVACRLEGAIDPGLFERAWQQVVERHAVFRTAFYSDGLKHPCQVVMAQADFQLCYHDWSVEQIESNQLNDIAQADRQRGFDLQQAPLMRISLIKLAEQHYHCIWTHHHLLLDGWSVPLVLGEVVEYYQNLIAGSQPNLAPAPAYREYLGWLQAQDQRQAQQFWCDYLATQEQPTALPCDYTGSHQASQAWAKVQLQLTSAETQALSQFARDQHVTLSTLAQAAWGYVLGRYSSQQQVVFGLTVAGRPANLPAAEHMVGMFINTLPCVVPLNPEQSAGAWLQTLQQQQLEAQQYAASSLVDIQSWSTIAQPTPLFESILVFENYPSKQADDQQTSLQISEIQATEQTNYPLTLVVAPAEQLVCSLSYATERFDSALIEAVLTGFCQTLIAFTRQTTLAQLPTLGVQPQQLAAWNATEQPLSPYCLHELFQQQAQRTPQNIAIITADQRLSYAELEQQSNQVAHYLCGLGVGPNSLVGIHLERSALMLVAILGVLKAGGAYVPLDPSFPLERLSYMAEDANIRVLLTATSTQALASSLQHGPWAVVEFDAIADTLARMPTTAPLPSAQPHDLAYAIYTSGSTGKPKGVLLEHQAVVNFVQSIQQQPGMASSDRLLAVTTLSFDIAVLELYGPLLCGATVVLASREAASDAEQLINLINQHDITTMQATPATWRMLLAAGWQGSNLRALCGGEPLPRDLAGALLERVAQVWNMYGPTETCVWSTCAQITTELLLNSTQLPIGRPLANTQCYVLDAQRQPLPIGALGELYIAGAGVARGYHERPELTEQRFVPDPFSHNPTARMYRTGDLARYRNDGTLECLGRIDQQVKIRGYRIELGEIETILLTHPSVAQALVVVQTTTTDAQLIAYVIGTTSEVAIEPLRQYLALQLPRYMLPGAIVVLTEWPLTPNGKIDRQALPKPWSEQPSQRIARDPLELQLQQLWTSVLGHQLGIHDHFLEHGGHSLIAIRFMALLNPTLEQPLPLTSLYQAPTIAEMAQLLRHQSRQWSPLVPLRHGTAEQTPLFLLPGAGGNVLYLQQLAQAIPTERAIYAVQAYGLEPNQTPLATVEAMAQQAWQAIRQAYPQGPYTLIGHSFGSDVAWAVASLALAEGQQICQFFSLDSAAPQIRQQPRQLEPWSEWMHRGKQVLEQAFAVDLVLTEADLAELSPLEQCGLLTDQLIALGILPAQTEPSLIERFLNVFRANHQASFQPAQGLAVPVVLIKARDEAPDPSLDQQPDWGWSNLTSLALEIVSLPGDHHTILHEPYVQALGRLIGFGLEVAV; encoded by the coding sequence ATGAGCGCGGTTCAAGCATTGCTCGAACAATTAAATGCACTCGACATAAAATTATGGCTCGATGGAGCAAATCTGCGGGTGAACGCGCCCAAAGGGGCATTAACGCCTGAATTACGGGCTGCGCTAAGTGAGCAAAAACCGCAATTAATTGCTTGGTTCGAGCACTATCAGGCGGCGGCCAATTCGAATGTAGCGATTCAGCCAAGCCCAAGAACTACGCCTTTGCCGCTTTCCTTTGGTCAAGAACGGCTGTGGTTTCTTGATCAACTGGAAGGCCAAAGCACTGCCTACAATTTATCGGGCTGTTTTGAAATTCAGGGTGCATTCAAGCCCGAATTATTAGCACGAGCGCTCCAGCTAAGCCTCGAACGCCATGAAATTTTGCGTACCAGCTTTCCAACTGTCGCGGGCCAGCCGATTCAACAGGTTCATCCAACGCCGAACTTGAGCGAATTGCCATTAGAAATTGCCGATTATTCAAGTGCTGCCGCACCTCGCCAGCAGGCCTTGCAGTATCTGCGCGAGCAAGCTTTGGCAGGCTTCGATTTGAGCAACGGGCCATTATTGCGCGTGGTGGTGGTGCAACTTGATGCTGAGCAAGCCATGCTGTTGGTGGTGATGCACCACACGATTGCTGATGGTTGGTCGATGGGCTGCTTGATTCATGAATTAACCACCAGTTACCAAGCCTTTGCCCAAGCCACCCGACCGCAATTTCCCGCCCTGCCAATTCAATATGGCGATTTTGCTGCTTGGCAACGTGACTCAGCGCAAGCTCCACATTGGCAAAAACAGGTGCAATTTTGGCACGACAATTTGCTTGGCGCACCAGCCTTGTTGGAGCTACCCAGCGATTATCCGCGCCCAGCTAGCCAATCGTGGCGAGGCAAAACCTGCCATTTTGTGCTTTCGGCTTGCCTCAGCCAGCAAATTCGCCACGTTGGCCAGCGCTATGGTTGCACTCCGTATATGACCTTGCTGGCGGGTTTTGCTTTTTGGCTCGCCCGCATGACTGGTAGCCACGATTTGCCAATTGGCACGCCGATTGCCAACCGCAACCGCCTAGAAACTGAAAACTTGATTGGCTTTTTTGTCAATAGTTTGGTGATACGGATCAAGCCTGATCGCAATCTGCCCTTTTCAGCGCTGTTACGCCAAACCCAAGCGGTCAGTTTGGCCGCCTTTGCCAATCAGGATGCGCCATTTGCTCAGGTGGTCGAGGCCTTGCAACCTGAGCGTAACTTAGGCTATAACCCAATTTTTCAAGTGATGTTTGACCTGCAAACTGCGCCAACCAGCAGCGTACAGCTTCCCAATCTTAGCTTCGAGCCATGCTTGCTTGATGAACTTGGCGAAGGCACGGCGATGTTTGATCTGTCGTGGACAATGCAAGATTTGGCGAGTGGCTTTACTGGGCAGGTCGAGTTTGCGACCGATCTGTTTGCGCCAAGCACAATCGAGCGCTGGATCGAGGATTTTGAACAGACCTTGAGCTATGTTTGTGCTGCGCCTGAACATCCCTTGCATAGCCTGCCGATTTCGCGCTTGGCCGATTGGGGCTTTCAAGCGCCGATTAGCGCCGCTCAACCAATTCACCATTTGGTTCAGCAGCATGCCCTGGTTCAACCAAATGCTTTGGCCGTAACCTGGCAAGGCCAGCATTTGAGCTATGCCCAACTCGATCAGGCGGCCAATCGCTTGGCGCACTATTTGATTGAGCAAGGCATTGGCTGTGGCGATTTTGTTGGCCTCTGTTTTGAGCGCTCGCTAGCCATGCCAGTTGCTTGGTTGGGTGTGCTCAAGGCGGGCGCGGCTTATTTACCGCTTGATCCAAGTTACCCGCTTGAGCGCTTGGCTTTTATGTGCAGCGATGCCAAACTGCGTTTGGTGTTAACCCAGGCTGGGTTGGCCGATTGTTTGCCGCTTGAGCAACCGCTCGTCATTTGGGAACAACTAAGCGATGCGCTGGGTGATTATCCTGCGACCGCGCTTGGCGTAGCAATTCACCCGCAACAACCAGCCTATGTGATTTATACCTCTGGCTCGACTGGCTTGCCCAAAGGAACCGTGATTGCCCACGGCCCGCTGGCTCAAACCTACCGTGCTTGGGAACAGGCCTATCAGTTGAGCGACACGATTCGGGTGCATTTGCAAATGGCGGCGTTTTCGTTTGATGTCTGCACTGGCGATTTTGTACGGGCACTCGGTTCGGGTGGACGCTTAGTGCTTTGCCCTCGCGATTATTTGCTCTCGCCCGCCGATTTATATCAACTGATTGTCAGTGAACAGGTTGATTGTGGCGAATTTGTGCCAGCAGTGCTACGCGAACTTTGTCATTATTTGGCATTAACCAAGCAAAAACTGGCAATGCCCTTGGTCATCGCTGGCTCGGATATGTGGTATGGCGAAGAGTATCAGCGTTTTCAAACTGTGTTTGAGCCTAGCACCCGCTTGATCAATTCATATGGTGTGACCGAGGCAGTAATTGATAGCTGCTATTTCAGTGCTGATCAGCCGTTGATTGCTGAGCGCAGCGTGCCAATTGGCCGCCCATTTGCCGCCACCGCGATGTATGTGCTTGATCAATGGTGGCAGCCCGTTCCAAACGGGGCAATTGGCGAGCTGTATTTGGCGGGCGAACGTTTGGCCAGCGCCTATCTTGGCCGCCCCGACCTCACCAGCGAGCGCTTTGTGCCCGATCCTTGGGGGCGTTTGGCTGGAGCACGCATGTATCGTACTGGCGATCGCGCCCGCTGGACGAGCACTGGTCAGTTGGAATTTCTGGGGCGTGGCGATCAGCAAATCAAGCTGCGCGGCTTTCGGATTGAGCTAGGCGAGATTGAAACCGCCCTGACTCACTATCCTAGCATCCAGCATGCAGTGGCTTTGGTGCATACCACGCCCCATCCGCAGTTGGTGGCGTATGTTGTTGCCACCCAAGCGCTTGACCAACCAGCCTTGTTGCAATGGCTCCAAACCCGTGTGCCCGAATATATGCTGCCCAGCGGCATTGTTGAGCTTGAGCAATTGCCATTAACTCCCAATGGCAAGGTTGATCGCAAGGCCTTACTCGACTTAAAACCAACCCAACTCAGTGCAACTGAACAGGTTGTGCCAGAAGGGGCAACCGAGCAAGCGCTGGCCGCAATTTGGCAGCAGGTGCTTGGGCAGCCAGTTGGTCGTCATGCCAATTTCTTTGGCTTGGGCGGCGATTCGATTTTGGCGATGCAAGTGGTCAGTCGCTGCCGCGCTGCGGGCTTAGGGTTAACGCCACGTTTGTTATTTCAACATCAAACGATCGCTGCTTTGGCGCAGGTGTTGCCCACGCTTGAGGCGACGAGCACCATTCAACAGCCCGCCCGCGCACCACGGCAGCTTCTGCCAGTTCAACACTGGTTTCGCGAGCTAGCAGCGCCGAATCCGCACCACTACAACCAGAGTGTGTTGATTGAATTAATCACACCGCTTGAGCCTACTCGACTACAAGCCAGCCTGAATCAATTAACCGCACTGCATCCAAGTTTACGGCTAGCGTGTGATGCTCAGTTTGAGCAAAAACTGCATGCAGGTGAACCAACCTTGCAGGTGCTCAAGCTTGATCCTACTCAGCCTGCTGCTGCCCAAATAACCGCCTACGCCGCCCAGCGCCAACAACAACTGCACTTGCAACAAGCGCCACTGTGGCATACCAGCTATTTGCAGCAGCAGGAGCAAGCTTGGCTCTTGTTGATTGCTCATCACTGGATTATCGATGGGGTTTCTTGGCGAATTGTGCTCGGCGATCTGGCGACGTTGTTGAACGGGCAACAACCCTTGCTTGCCAGTACCAGCGTCGCCGAATGGGCTGAGTATTTGCAACAGCAAACCAGTCAGCAGTTTTTCAGCCAACTTGGCTATTGGCAGCAAACAATCCAGCAATTAAAGCCTTTAGTTGCCAGCCAAAACCAACAACTCAATAACGTGGTTGCTCAAACCCAGCGTTATCAACAGACGCTTAGCCCACAATTAACATCAAGCCTGCTCGGCGAGCTGCATCAAGCCTATCGCACAACGATTGATGACCTATTGCTGGCGGCCTTGGTGTTGAGCTATTGCGAATGGAGCGGTGAGCAAGGGCTGAGCCTTGAGCGCGAAAGCCATGGCCGCTTTGGCGATCAAGCTGATTTGGATTTGACGCGCACTGTCGGCTGGCTGACCAGCATCTATCCCCAACATGTGAGCTTGCCCGCCAACCCGACCTTTGCCGAAAGCATCATTGCGGTTAAAGAGCAATTACGCGCAGTGCCAGATCAGGGCTTGAGCTATGGCTGGCTGCGCTATCAACATCCCGATCCGACGGTTCGCCAAGCGTTAGCACTGAATCAACCGTTGGCTGTTACCTTCAACTACCTTGGGCAACTCGATCAAGGCACACTGGTAGCCCCATTCAAGCGGCTTGCCGAAATTGACCTTGGCAACGAGCAAGACCCTGCCACTCCACGCAGCAGCATTGTTGAAATCAATGGCTATATCAACAATGGCGTGCTGACCTTTAATTGGGAATATTGCTACGATTGGGCGGCGGCGGCAGCCCTTGAACAATGGGCCAGCAGCTTTGCCCGCACGCTTGAAGCCTTAATTGAGCATTGTCGCACTATGCAGCAACCACGATTAACGCCGAGCGATGTGCCTTATGCCCAACTCAATCAGCGCGAACTAGATGATTTGGCTCTGCGGGTTAAGCAACCAATTGCGGATATCTACCGGCTTACGCCATTACAAGAGGGCATGCTGTTTCATAGCTTACTTGCCCCCGAACAGCAATTTTATATCGAGCAAGTCGCATGCCGGCTCGAGGGCGCGATTGATCCAGGTTTGTTTGAACGGGCTTGGCAGCAGGTCGTCGAGCGCCATGCTGTGTTTCGGACAGCCTTTTATAGCGATGGCTTGAAGCATCCCTGTCAGGTGGTTATGGCACAGGCTGATTTTCAACTTTGCTATCACGATTGGTCTGTTGAACAAATTGAATCCAACCAACTTAACGACATTGCCCAAGCTGACCGTCAACGCGGCTTCGATCTTCAGCAAGCGCCATTAATGCGGATCAGCCTAATCAAACTGGCTGAACAACACTATCACTGTATTTGGACGCATCATCACCTGTTGCTTGATGGTTGGTCGGTGCCGCTGGTATTGGGCGAAGTAGTGGAATACTATCAAAACCTGATCGCTGGCAGCCAACCCAATTTAGCCCCAGCCCCAGCCTATCGCGAATACCTTGGCTGGTTGCAAGCCCAAGATCAACGCCAAGCCCAGCAATTTTGGTGCGATTATTTGGCGACTCAAGAACAACCAACTGCCTTGCCCTGCGATTACACTGGCTCACACCAAGCAAGCCAAGCTTGGGCCAAAGTTCAGCTGCAACTCACTTCGGCTGAAACCCAAGCCTTGAGCCAATTCGCCCGCGACCAGCATGTGACGCTGAGCACCCTAGCTCAGGCCGCTTGGGGCTATGTCTTGGGTCGCTATAGTAGCCAACAGCAAGTGGTGTTTGGGTTAACAGTTGCTGGCCGACCCGCCAATTTGCCAGCGGCTGAACACATGGTCGGAATGTTTATCAATACCTTGCCCTGCGTTGTGCCGCTGAATCCTGAGCAATCAGCCGGCGCATGGCTGCAAACGCTTCAGCAACAACAGCTTGAAGCCCAACAATATGCCGCCAGCAGCCTTGTTGATATTCAAAGCTGGAGCACTATCGCTCAGCCAACACCACTATTCGAAAGTATTTTGGTGTTTGAGAATTACCCGAGCAAGCAGGCTGACGATCAGCAAACGAGTTTACAGATTAGCGAGATTCAAGCGACTGAACAGACCAATTACCCTCTGACGCTGGTGGTTGCTCCGGCTGAGCAACTGGTTTGTAGCCTTAGTTATGCGACCGAGCGCTTTGATTCAGCCCTGATTGAAGCGGTATTAACGGGCTTTTGCCAGACCCTGATCGCCTTCACGCGGCAAACAACCTTGGCCCAATTACCAACCCTCGGCGTGCAACCCCAACAACTAGCAGCTTGGAATGCGACTGAACAACCGCTTAGCCCATATTGCTTGCACGAGCTGTTTCAGCAACAAGCCCAGCGCACACCGCAAAACATCGCGATTATCACTGCTGACCAACGCTTGAGTTATGCCGAGCTTGAGCAGCAATCGAATCAAGTTGCTCACTATTTATGTGGCTTGGGAGTTGGCCCAAATAGCTTGGTGGGAATTCATCTCGAACGTTCGGCTTTGATGTTGGTGGCCATATTGGGGGTGCTCAAGGCCGGCGGAGCTTATGTTCCACTTGATCCTAGTTTTCCCTTGGAGCGGCTAAGCTATATGGCCGAGGATGCCAATATTCGGGTATTGCTGACTGCGACCTCAACCCAAGCGCTAGCCTCAAGCCTTCAGCATGGCCCATGGGCGGTGGTGGAATTTGATGCGATTGCCGATACCTTGGCACGTATGCCTACCACTGCTCCGTTGCCAAGTGCTCAACCCCACGATTTGGCCTATGCAATCTACACCTCCGGCTCAACTGGCAAACCCAAGGGAGTGTTGCTTGAGCATCAAGCAGTGGTTAATTTTGTTCAATCAATTCAGCAGCAACCAGGCATGGCCTCCAGCGATCGGTTGTTGGCAGTTACTACCTTGTCGTTTGATATTGCGGTGCTTGAGTTGTATGGCCCTTTGCTCTGTGGGGCAACGGTTGTGCTGGCTAGCCGCGAGGCTGCTAGCGATGCTGAACAATTGATCAACTTAATTAATCAACATGACATAACCACGATGCAGGCAACCCCCGCGACGTGGCGAATGTTGCTGGCGGCTGGTTGGCAGGGTAGCAATCTACGGGCACTTTGCGGCGGCGAGCCATTACCACGCGATTTGGCTGGAGCGCTGCTTGAGCGGGTTGCCCAAGTTTGGAATATGTATGGCCCAACCGAGACCTGTGTTTGGTCAACCTGTGCCCAAATTACCACCGAACTGCTGCTGAATTCAACCCAGCTTCCAATTGGCCGACCATTGGCGAATACCCAATGCTATGTATTGGATGCTCAGCGACAGCCATTACCAATCGGCGCATTAGGCGAATTGTATATCGCTGGGGCTGGCGTGGCCCGTGGCTATCACGAACGGCCTGAATTAACCGAACAGCGGTTTGTCCCCGATCCGTTCAGCCACAACCCAACCGCGCGAATGTACCGCACTGGCGATTTGGCTCGCTATCGCAACGATGGCACGCTGGAATGCTTGGGCCGTATCGATCAACAAGTTAAAATTCGCGGCTATCGAATTGAGCTTGGCGAGATCGAAACCATTCTACTGACTCACCCCAGCGTGGCCCAAGCCTTGGTGGTGGTGCAAACAACCACAACCGATGCCCAATTGATTGCCTATGTGATTGGCACGACCTCAGAGGTGGCAATCGAGCCGTTGCGCCAGTACTTGGCCTTGCAACTCCCACGCTATATGCTGCCAGGCGCAATTGTGGTGCTGACTGAATGGCCATTAACCCCCAATGGCAAGATTGATCGTCAGGCCTTGCCCAAGCCGTGGAGCGAGCAGCCCAGCCAGCGAATTGCCCGTGATCCGCTGGAATTACAACTACAACAACTCTGGACAAGCGTGCTTGGTCATCAATTGGGTATTCACGATCACTTTTTGGAGCATGGCGGCCACTCGCTGATTGCCATTCGATTTATGGCCTTGCTCAACCCAACGCTTGAGCAGCCGCTGCCATTAACCAGCTTATATCAAGCCCCAACGATCGCCGAAATGGCTCAATTGCTGCGGCATCAAAGCCGCCAATGGTCGCCATTAGTGCCATTACGCCATGGTACAGCCGAACAAACGCCGCTCTTTTTGCTCCCAGGTGCGGGCGGTAATGTGCTGTA